The following proteins come from a genomic window of Lolium rigidum isolate FL_2022 chromosome 5, APGP_CSIRO_Lrig_0.1, whole genome shotgun sequence:
- the LOC124655005 gene encoding cytochrome b5-like has protein sequence MAEETETKQLFSPSDVSLHTSRKDCWVVIHGKVYDVTKFLEDHPGGEDVLLHVSASWDATEAFEDVGHSTSAISMMSSYLIGSIEGYMPPKASEHTTVGGSDEPPNSRTTQRNKGSPAPNIFLDFVLPLFMLGLAIAAWYYLTFVAKSS, from the exons atggcggaggagaccgagacgAAGCAGCTCTTCTCTCCGTCAGATGTCTCGCTCCACACATCCAGGAAGGACTGCTGGGTCGTCATCCACGGAAAG GTGTACGATGTGACCAAGTTCTTGGAGGACCACCCCGGTGGAGAGGACGTGCTGCTCCATGTATCCG CCTCTTGGGACGCCACAGAGGCATTTGAAGATGTCGGCCACAGTACATCAGCCATCAGCATGATGAGCAGTTACCTGATTGGAAGCATTGAGGGCTATATGCCTCCCAAAGCATCTGAGCATACGACAGTAGGTGGCAGTGATGAGCCGCCAAATTCGAGAACAACGCAAAGGAATAAAGGCTCTCCTGCTCCAAACATATTTCTGGACTTCGTGCTCCCTTTATTTATGCTTGGCCTGGCCATTGCAGCTTGGTACTACCTAACCTTCGTGGCCAAGAGTTCGTAA